From Lycium ferocissimum isolate CSIRO_LF1 chromosome 12, AGI_CSIRO_Lferr_CH_V1, whole genome shotgun sequence, one genomic window encodes:
- the LOC132040607 gene encoding transcription factor bHLH94-like, with protein MVLETVVYPQEQYGYICKEFYGYGEQESSFLGQLERNIQYGCNNWEHSSSSNSMMQNQVKGYNNWDISRYSSLEEGCNITNIVEESNLASNPLECRRKRRRTVNNKKKEELEKQRMVHIAVERNRRKQMNEYLNVLRSLMPTSYVQRADQASIIGGAINFVKELEHHLQTLQSQNTLISHPKNDISSSPPPPLFSDFFSFPQCSNRSSSSPTATENGRVMGDIEVNLVESHANLKILSKRRPKQLIKILGGLQCLCLTILHLNVTTVDQMVLYSISAKLEEGCQLTTADEIAQAVNQLLSRIQEEAASN; from the exons ATGGTATTAGAGACAGTGGTTTACCCTCAAGAACAATATGGCTATATTTGCAAAGAATTTTATGGCTATGGTGAGCAAGAAAGTTCCTTTCTTGGCCAGTTGGAACGCAACATACAATATGGTTGTAACAACTGGGAGCACTCTTCATCTAGTAATTCAATGATGCAAAATCAAGTCAAAGGATACAATAATTGGGACATTTCACGTTATTCATCACTAGAAGAAGGTTGCAATATTACTAATATTGTTGAGGAGAGTAATTTAGCTTCAAATCCTTTAGAGTGTAggaggaaaagaagaaggaCAGTTAATAATAAGAAGAAGGAAGAGTTGGAAAAGCAGAGAATGGTACATATTGCGGTGGAGAGGAATAGGAGAAAGCAAATGAATGAATATCTTAATGTTCTTCGATCTTTGATGCCAACTTCCTATGTTCAAAGG GCGGACCAAGCATCAATAATTGGAGGAGCCATAAACTTTGTAAAAGAGCTAGAACATCATCTCCAAACACTACAATCTCAAAACACACTAATCTCTCATCCCAAAAATGACATATcatcatcaccaccaccaccactttTTTCTGATTTCTTTTCCTTCCCACAATGCTCAAATCGTTCGAGCAGTTCACCGACAGCAACCGAGAATGGACGGGTGATGGGTGACATAGAAGTGAACTTAGTAGAGAGCCATGCCAACCTCAAAATACTCTCAAAAAGAAGACCAAAACAGCTTATTAAGATACTAGGTGGGCTTCAGTGCTTGTGTCTCACTATTCTTCACCTTAATGTTACTACTGTGGATCAAATGGTTCTTTACTCCATCAGCGCTAAG CTAGAGGAAGGGTGCCAACTGACAACAGCAGACGAAATTGCTCAGGCTGTTAACCAATTGCTGTctagaattcaagaagaagctGCTTCAAACTGA
- the LOC132040890 gene encoding uncharacterized protein LOC132040890: MSTITSLIRHSGNWNNENCYVNFKIDAVAFKEYSTYIDLLQAVATQLNIDMQLKNIYIKYIVEGNDTPMEIHNDMSVRVYVELKKENKQLAMYPLCITTTDKSVDTCVSGESCFEGGFLQIGYIKQTNAMETVVSGDLASSSCGNAVVVFENDTNLVISDKNQKEVVVDQVYKDKDTLKAVMANYAISNRFNFRAERSNAISYTLVCVSEECDWKFRASSVGKSEMFRVREFRDKHTCPLKDKVYSQRHATSWFIGGIVKPKVANHKRKYTPNDITEDVRNDLGMDVSYMVAWRAKEKAMKDLMGEPSDSYKKLPGYLYILDKTYPGSHIRMRKSDENEFLYLFIALYAFIKGFDCCRPIVVVDGSHLKTAYNGTFVSASTLDGAGNILPLAYGVIDSENDRSWTWFFERFREAYGVRENMCIVSDRHESINKSVSRIYPNVPHYACIWHLWGNVCKKYKKSHDVLSPVFYAMAKAYTQEDFDELMGKVEKADFRVAEYLELAGREKWARVYATANRGWTMTSNIAECINRHLVAARELPIFDFLEEVRKMFGRWNYNNRKNGTYTFTTLGKKFQEMLSINEYLCLRMTAEPSTEYLYTVYDAGRRFIVNLDNKTCSCRMFQIDEIPCPHAWAVIKKKNLMADDYCSELFKPHTVVKTYDVAVDPLPDEREWKIPTHISEDVVLPPRYKRPPGRPKKKRDKPLFELLLGKKRHACSTCGQTGHNRRSCSNAPRRK; encoded by the exons ATGTCCACTATAACGTCGTTGATAAGACACTCAGGTAATTGGAACAATGAAAACTGCTATGTGAATTTCAAAATCGATGCAGTGGCGTTTAAAGAATATTCTACATATATAGATTTATTACAAGCAGTTGCAACTCAGCTGAATATAGACATGCAACTGAAAAACATATACATCAAATATATAGTTGAAGGTAACGATACGCCAATGGAAATACATAATGATATGAGTGTTAGGGTGTatgtggaattgaagaaagagaaCAAACAGTTAGCGATGTATCCTTTGTGCATAACTACAACCGATAAAAGCGTTGATACTTGTGTATCTGGTGAAAGTTGTTTTGAAGGAGGATTTTTGCAAATTGGTTACATAAAACAAACAAATGCTATGGAAACAGTAGTGAGTGGAGACTTAGCTTCTTCAAGTTGTGGCAATGCCGTTGTTGTGTTCGAAAACGACACAAATCTGGTTATATCAGATAAGAACCAAAAAGAGGTTGTTGTTGATCAAGTTTACAAGGACAAAGATACACTAAAGGCTGTTATGGCGAATTATGCAATTTCCAACAGGTTCAATTTTCGTGCCGAGAGGTCAAATGCGATAAG CTATACACTAGTATGTGTGTCTGAAGAGTGTGATTGGAAATTTAGGGCATCGAGCGTTGGTAAATCAGAAATGTTCAGGGTTAGGGAGTTTCGTGACAAGCATACATGTCCGCTAAAAGATAAGGTGTATTCACAACGCCATGCGACAAGTTGGTTTATAGGTGGAATTGTAAAACCAAAAGTAGCCAACCATAAGAGGAAATACACACCTAATGATATAACGGAGGATGTAAGAAATGATCTTGGAATGGATGTGTCCTATATGGTTGCTTGGCGGGCTAAGGAAAAAGCAATGAAGGATTTAATGGGTGAACCATCGGATTCTTACAAAAAATTACCTGGGTACCTATACATCTTAGATAAAACGTATCCAGGTTCACATATAAGAATGCGAAAATCTGACGAAAATGAGTTTCTGTATCTATTTATAGCATTGTATGCATTCATCAAagggtttgattgttgtaggcCAATTGTTGTAGTTGACGGGAGCCACCTCAAAACAGCATACAACGGAACGTTCGTTTCAGCAAGCACGTTAGACGGTGCAG GTAATATACTTCCTTTAGCATATGGTGTGATAGATTCAGAAAATGACAGGTCTTGGACGTGGTTCTTTGAGCGATTCAGGGAAGCGTATGGTGTGAGAGAGAACATGTGTATTGTTTCCGATAGGCATGAAAGCATAAACAAATCTGTTTCTAGAATCTATCCGAATGTGCCGCATTATGCATGCATATGGCATCTTTGGGGTAACGTATGTAAGAAGTATAAGAAGAGCCATGATGTGTTGAGTCCCGTGTTTTATGCAATGGCAAAAGCGTACACGCAGGAAGATTTTGATGAGCTTATGGGCAAAGTTGAGAAGGCAGATTTTCGGGTGGCAGAGTATTTGGAATTGGCTGGAAGAGAGAAGTGGGCTAGAGTGTATGCAACTGCTAACCGAGGGTGGACAATGACTTCAAACATAGCAGAGTGTATTAATCGTCACCTTGTAGCAGCAAGAGAGCTTCCTATATTTGATTTTCTAGAAGAAGTGAGGAAGATGTTTGGAAGATGGAATTATAATAATCGGAAAAATGGTACATACACGTTCACAACACTCGGTAAAAAGTTTCAGGAGATGTTGTCAATAAATGAGTATCTATGTTTACGTATGACG GCCGAACCATCAACCGAATACTTGTACACGGTATATGATGCAGGAAGGCGTTTCATCGTTAACTTGGACAACAAAACGTGCAGTTGTCGGATGTTTCAAATAGACGAAATTCCATGCCCACATGCATGGGCTGTcattaagaagaaaaatctaatgGCTGATGATTACTGTTCCGAATTGTTCAAACCGCACACCGTGGTGAAGACGTATGATGTCGCCGTGGATCCTCTCCCTGACGAGCGGGAATGGAAGATTCCAACACACATATCAGAGGATGTTGTTTTGCCACCAAGATACAAGAGACCTCCTGGTAGGCCGAAGAAAAAGCGTGATAAGCCGTTATTTGAATTGCTTCTTGGAAAAAAGAGACATGCTTGCAGTACTTGTGGACAGACTGGACACAATAGACGATCTTGTAGTAATGCTCCTAGaaggaaataa